In one window of Desulfonatronospira thiodismutans ASO3-1 DNA:
- a CDS encoding KpsF/GutQ family sugar-phosphate isomerase — MSENNDWLKKAREVLDIELEAIRAVRDDLDEAFSSAMEEMSACSGRIVLTGVGKSGLIGRKMAATFSSTGSPAFFLHPVEGAHGDMGMLRSEDLVVAISNSGETEEVNSILQSISSLGIRIVALTADTGSTMARLADVVVRVKVPREACSLGLAPTSSTTAVLAVGDAMAIALMQSKHFGKKDFQRYHPGGFLGQRLRQGIHRLMHTSALPLAREDESLENALEVMNQGGFGVVFITSGDNRLAGVITDGDVRRMVCGNNWRLSDPAGLHMISSPVHANPGQSAASVLDVMEEKAITVLPIVDHENRIKGLVHLHDLLGKGKLKFSS; from the coding sequence ATGTCTGAGAACAACGACTGGCTGAAAAAGGCCCGCGAGGTCCTGGATATAGAACTGGAAGCCATCCGCGCGGTGCGCGACGACCTGGACGAAGCCTTTTCTTCTGCCATGGAGGAAATGTCCGCCTGCTCCGGGCGTATAGTGCTTACCGGAGTGGGCAAATCCGGGCTCATCGGCCGCAAAATGGCCGCTACCTTCAGCAGCACCGGAAGCCCGGCCTTTTTTCTGCATCCAGTGGAAGGTGCCCACGGGGATATGGGTATGCTCAGAAGTGAAGATCTGGTGGTAGCCATCTCCAACAGCGGGGAAACCGAAGAGGTAAACTCCATCCTGCAGAGCATCAGTTCCCTGGGAATAAGGATTGTGGCCCTGACCGCCGATACCGGATCCACCATGGCCCGCCTGGCGGACGTGGTCGTCAGGGTCAAGGTTCCAAGGGAGGCCTGCTCTCTGGGTCTTGCCCCCACCAGCAGCACCACAGCAGTTCTGGCGGTGGGCGATGCCATGGCCATAGCTCTGATGCAGAGCAAGCACTTCGGCAAAAAGGATTTTCAGAGATACCATCCCGGGGGATTTCTGGGGCAAAGGCTCAGGCAGGGCATTCACAGGCTTATGCACACCAGCGCCCTGCCCCTGGCCCGGGAAGATGAAAGCCTGGAAAACGCCCTGGAAGTAATGAACCAGGGAGGTTTCGGAGTGGTCTTTATCACTTCCGGAGATAACAGGCTGGCCGGAGTTATAACCGACGGCGATGTGCGCCGCATGGTCTGCGGCAATAACTGGCGGTTGAGCGACCCGGCAGGGCTGCACATGATTTCTTCTCCTGTTCATGCAAATCCCGGCCAGTCAGCAGCCTCTGTTCTGGACGTCATGGAGGAAAAAGCCATAACCGTTCTGCCCATCGTGGACCATGAAAACCGCATCAAAGGCCTGGTGCACCTGCATGACCTGCTGGGCAAGGGCAAACTCAAGTTCTCCTCATGA
- the purF gene encoding amidophosphoribosyltransferase, with amino-acid sequence MKKEYCGLFGIHDHPEAARMTYFGLYALQHRGQESAGIVTWDGSRIREQKGMGLVGDIFSEKHLGHQLKGTIASGHLRYSTTGASLLRNAQPFLVRFKDISIAISHNGNLVNTTEIRQELEQQGSIFQTTMDSEIIVHLLSRNMNGNSLEDALKKALQKVKGAYTLLIMANDKLIAVRDPNGFRPMSIGRLGDSYVFASETCAFDLLEAEYLRCVQPGEMVVVENGRLESTQFAEVSEPSPCVFELIYFARPDSIVFDDEVYHARKEMGRALAREAPVEADYVMPFPDSGVYAAVGYARESGIPFEMAMIRNHYVGRTFIQPSQDMRDFGVRVKLNPARSMIRDKKILIVEDSIVRGTTIRTRVKKLRELGAKEIHMRVSCPPIKHPCYYGIDFSSKGELIAANQSVEDIAEFIGLDSLHYLSVDGLLASLNSNRSFCLACFNGTYPVPPSPNCDKLCLEW; translated from the coding sequence ATGAAAAAGGAATACTGCGGATTATTCGGCATCCATGATCATCCCGAGGCGGCCAGGATGACCTACTTCGGACTTTACGCCCTGCAGCACCGGGGCCAGGAAAGCGCCGGCATCGTCACCTGGGACGGCAGCAGAATCCGGGAACAGAAAGGCATGGGGCTGGTCGGGGATATTTTCAGTGAAAAGCACCTGGGGCACCAGCTCAAGGGAACCATAGCCTCGGGACACCTGCGCTACTCCACCACCGGGGCCTCCCTTCTGCGCAATGCCCAGCCATTCCTGGTAAGGTTCAAGGATATATCCATAGCCATCTCCCACAACGGCAACCTGGTGAATACCACTGAAATCCGCCAGGAGCTGGAACAGCAGGGTTCCATTTTTCAGACCACCATGGACAGTGAGATTATAGTTCACCTGCTCTCCAGGAACATGAACGGCAACTCCCTGGAAGACGCCCTGAAGAAGGCCCTGCAGAAAGTAAAAGGGGCCTACACCCTGCTCATCATGGCCAATGACAAGCTGATCGCCGTTCGCGACCCCAATGGATTCAGGCCCATGTCCATAGGACGTCTGGGCGACTCCTATGTATTCGCCTCGGAAACCTGCGCCTTTGATCTCCTGGAAGCCGAATACCTGCGATGTGTCCAGCCCGGGGAAATGGTGGTGGTGGAAAACGGCCGTCTGGAGAGCACTCAGTTTGCAGAAGTAAGTGAACCTTCTCCCTGTGTTTTTGAGCTCATCTACTTTGCCCGTCCTGATTCCATTGTTTTCGACGACGAGGTCTACCATGCCCGCAAGGAAATGGGCCGGGCCCTGGCCAGGGAAGCCCCTGTGGAGGCGGATTACGTAATGCCCTTCCCTGACTCCGGGGTTTACGCAGCTGTAGGTTATGCCCGGGAATCAGGGATTCCCTTTGAGATGGCCATGATCCGCAATCACTACGTGGGCCGGACTTTCATCCAGCCCTCCCAGGATATGCGCGATTTCGGCGTCCGGGTAAAGCTCAATCCCGCCCGGAGCATGATCCGGGACAAAAAAATCCTTATCGTGGAGGACTCCATAGTCCGGGGTACAACCATCCGCACCCGGGTGAAAAAACTGCGCGAACTGGGGGCCAAAGAGATACACATGCGGGTGAGCTGTCCGCCTATAAAGCACCCCTGCTACTACGGCATAGACTTTTCCTCCAAGGGAGAACTTATAGCCGCCAATCAAAGCGTGGAAGACATCGCCGAGTTCATAGGACTGGACTCGCTGCATTACCTGAGCGTTGACGGTCTTCTGGCTTCTCTTAACAGCAATAGATCATTCTGCCTGGCCTGCTTCAATGGAACTTACCCGGTACCCCCTTCTCCCAACTGCGACAAACTATGCCTGGAGTGGTAG
- a CDS encoding YkgJ family cysteine cluster protein, protein MSTQEYVCLRCSRVFPTCCRLSPGLEELCFPLSTQEKEGIQNHLQHSDFFVEQPNTADFIASVSRLLPDHQHKTRSIFALDTCHLRLKTLSDGKCILLQDDGCLLPRELRPFYCRLFPFWFLRGKLVFMTNSKCLAQHESSEVKNLLKLFRAEVSALQKDFNSMLRNLGLID, encoded by the coding sequence ATGAGCACGCAGGAATACGTATGCCTCAGGTGCAGTCGGGTTTTTCCCACCTGTTGCCGCCTGAGCCCCGGCCTGGAAGAGCTGTGCTTTCCTTTGTCCACCCAGGAAAAAGAAGGCATCCAGAATCATCTGCAGCATTCAGACTTTTTCGTTGAGCAGCCGAATACAGCAGACTTCATCGCCTCAGTGAGCAGACTTCTGCCGGATCACCAACACAAAACCAGATCAATTTTTGCCCTTGATACTTGTCATTTGCGTCTGAAAACGTTATCAGATGGTAAATGTATACTGCTCCAGGACGATGGCTGCCTTTTGCCCCGGGAGTTGCGGCCCTTTTACTGCCGTCTTTTTCCCTTCTGGTTTTTGCGGGGCAAGCTTGTATTCATGACAAACAGCAAGTGCCTGGCCCAGCATGAATCCAGTGAAGTGAAAAATCTGCTCAAGCTTTTCAGGGCGGAAGTATCAGCCCTGCAGAAAGATTTTAATTCCATGCTCCGGAACCTGGGGCTTATTGACTGA